A stretch of the uncultured Trichococcus sp. genome encodes the following:
- a CDS encoding dihydroorotate dehydrogenase electron transfer subunit, which produces MSQAMMTVVSQTEIAKDIFELRLKGALVNEMGAPDQFLHIRVPGDELLLRRPISIAAIDAEKEECVIIYRTEGKGTTIISKLTAGDELDILGPLGNGYPIDMLAAGQNALLIGGGIGVPPLYELAKQLHAKGVNVVSCFGFKNKEEVFYEEEFAAFGKVNIATDDGSYGKHGFVTQYFDELDGFVPDAVFACGPKGLLVAVSKTFDPSLTYLSLEERMACGIGACYGCVCDKKNSTSAYDNYRVCVEGPVFRAEEIVL; this is translated from the coding sequence ATGAGTCAAGCTATGATGACAGTCGTCAGTCAGACAGAAATCGCAAAAGATATCTTCGAATTGCGCCTGAAAGGTGCATTAGTGAATGAAATGGGCGCGCCGGATCAGTTTTTGCATATCCGCGTCCCTGGGGATGAATTGCTCTTGAGACGCCCCATCAGCATCGCAGCAATCGATGCCGAAAAAGAAGAGTGCGTCATTATCTACCGTACCGAAGGAAAAGGCACCACCATCATCAGTAAGCTTACAGCAGGCGATGAATTGGACATCCTGGGGCCGTTGGGCAACGGTTATCCGATCGATATGCTCGCAGCAGGGCAGAACGCTTTACTGATCGGGGGCGGTATCGGCGTTCCTCCGCTTTATGAATTGGCGAAACAATTGCATGCAAAAGGCGTTAACGTAGTCAGCTGCTTCGGTTTCAAAAACAAAGAGGAAGTTTTCTATGAGGAAGAATTCGCAGCGTTCGGCAAAGTGAACATCGCGACGGATGACGGCAGCTACGGCAAGCATGGCTTCGTGACACAATACTTCGATGAATTGGACGGCTTCGTGCCGGACGCAGTCTTCGCTTGCGGCCCGAAAGGTTTGTTGGTGGCTGTATCGAAGACATTCGACCCAAGCCTTACCTACCTGTCGCTGGAAGAACGGATGGCTTGCGGTATCGGAGCTTGCTACGGCTGTGTCTGCGACAAGAAAAACAGCACATCCGCTTACGATAATTACAGAGTCTGTGTCGAAGGACCGGTCTTCAGAGCAGAGGAGATAGTATTATGA
- the pyrR gene encoding bifunctional pyr operon transcriptional regulator/uracil phosphoribosyltransferase PyrR yields MTEEIEIMDAQTMKRALTRITHEILEKNDGTKNLILVGIKTRGIYLAKRIAERIKDFEGIEIPVGELDITLYRDDVHRDTNENPVLHETNIPFSVAGKHVVLVDDVLFTARTIRAGMDAVMDLGRAKRITVAVLIDRGHRELPIKADYVGKNIPTSQAEQISVRLNEVDGIEEVTLIRA; encoded by the coding sequence ATGACAGAAGAAATTGAAATCATGGATGCCCAGACGATGAAACGCGCGCTGACTCGCATCACACATGAAATATTGGAAAAGAACGATGGTACTAAGAACTTGATTTTGGTGGGCATCAAGACACGCGGCATCTACTTAGCCAAACGCATCGCGGAACGGATCAAAGATTTTGAAGGCATCGAGATTCCGGTGGGGGAGTTGGACATCACGCTTTACCGCGATGATGTGCATCGCGATACGAACGAGAACCCGGTGCTGCATGAAACGAACATTCCGTTTTCAGTTGCCGGCAAACATGTCGTTTTGGTGGATGACGTCCTGTTTACCGCCCGCACGATCAGGGCCGGTATGGATGCAGTGATGGATCTCGGGAGAGCGAAACGGATCACGGTCGCGGTCCTGATTGACAGAGGCCATCGGGAACTGCCGATCAAGGCAGATTACGTCGGCAAGAACATCCCGACATCCCAAGCGGAACAGATTTCCGTCCGTTTGAATGAAGTCGACGGCATCGAAGAAGTAACTTTGATCAGAGCGTGA
- a CDS encoding polysaccharide deacetylase family protein, producing MLRGKKIAIVFAGALVLSACTDQVKEASETITQIKTEETEIVSQMNELQQLETALQETFDASLASDEELTTFKDGSAAVFTNVEERRTLADSIESALEGLSETKADFVALDEETLPLDQMQAIGETLDLFNENSLFYLAAYRDTLDKEEEILAGFGADDATFETFFAGIEAINLNAETNQANLSPVAENLTTLDAQLVELEAAIAAIGTEGSTEADSSAGAAESSETAAVEKPAKKAEPVNYEYRINPQISTVQPIADDGNKQVALLTFDDAPQQPNSYTVKIAETVKSKDANAIFFVMGQFLTVEQAREDIKTVYDMGFEIGNHSYSHPDFQSLTYDEQLEEIKTTNDLIEEITGERPRFLRAPYGQYNEDTIAIAEAEGMTIMNWTYGYDWVEEFMEGTALADVMVNSKYLGDGANLLMHDRPWTNDAIGAIIDGLRAKGIAIVDPNVIESPEREEM from the coding sequence ATGTTGAGAGGTAAGAAGATTGCAATAGTTTTTGCCGGTGCTCTGGTATTGTCAGCCTGCACAGACCAAGTGAAGGAAGCGTCAGAGACAATCACCCAGATAAAAACCGAGGAAACCGAAATTGTTTCCCAAATGAATGAGCTGCAACAATTGGAGACTGCGTTACAGGAAACATTCGATGCATCGTTGGCCAGCGATGAAGAGCTAACAACTTTCAAAGACGGCTCGGCAGCTGTGTTCACCAACGTTGAAGAACGCCGTACTCTAGCCGATTCGATTGAAAGCGCTTTGGAAGGCTTGTCCGAGACAAAAGCCGACTTCGTTGCATTGGACGAAGAAACCTTGCCACTGGACCAGATGCAGGCCATCGGTGAAACGTTGGATCTGTTCAACGAAAATTCATTGTTCTACCTTGCTGCTTATCGAGACACCCTGGATAAGGAAGAAGAAATCTTGGCTGGGTTTGGAGCGGATGATGCCACTTTTGAAACATTTTTTGCGGGCATCGAAGCGATCAATCTGAACGCTGAAACGAACCAAGCCAACCTCTCCCCTGTCGCTGAGAATTTGACGACTCTGGATGCGCAATTGGTTGAATTGGAAGCAGCCATCGCTGCAATCGGCACGGAAGGCAGCACGGAAGCCGATTCTTCTGCCGGTGCTGCGGAATCATCCGAAACAGCCGCTGTTGAAAAGCCAGCTAAAAAAGCTGAGCCCGTCAACTACGAATACCGCATCAATCCACAGATTTCCACTGTCCAACCGATCGCCGACGACGGCAACAAGCAAGTCGCTTTGCTGACTTTCGATGACGCGCCGCAACAACCGAACAGCTACACAGTGAAAATCGCAGAAACTGTCAAATCAAAGGATGCCAACGCCATTTTCTTCGTGATGGGACAATTCCTTACCGTAGAGCAAGCTCGCGAAGACATCAAGACCGTATATGACATGGGCTTCGAAATCGGTAACCATTCCTATTCGCATCCCGATTTCCAATCTCTGACCTACGATGAGCAACTGGAAGAGATCAAAACAACGAACGACCTGATTGAAGAGATCACCGGCGAACGTCCGCGCTTCCTGCGCGCGCCATACGGACAGTATAATGAGGACACAATCGCAATCGCCGAAGCGGAAGGCATGACGATCATGAACTGGACCTATGGCTACGACTGGGTGGAAGAATTCATGGAAGGCACTGCTTTGGCGGACGTCATGGTTAACTCGAAGTACTTGGGTGACGGCGCAAACTTGCTGATGCATGACCGCCCATGGACAAACGATGCGATCGGTGCCATCATCGATGGCCTGCGCGCGAAAGGCATCGCAATCGTAGATCCAAACGTGATCGAATCGCCTGAACGGGAGGAAATGTAA
- a CDS encoding dihydroorotate dehydrogenase — translation MNRLAVSLPGLELKNPIIPASGCFGFGEDYGKFYDLSLLGAIMTKATTLEPRKGNATPRLAETPSGMLNAIGLQNPGVEVVVAQKHTALEKFDVPLISNVAGNTVDDYYQVCKAVSQSPNVKAIELNISCPNVHKGGLQFGTDPEMAAAVTRAAKEGATVPVYVKLSPNVTDIVEIAKAVEAAGADGISMINTLVGMRIDLHTRKPVIANKTGGLSGPAIKPVAIRMIYQVARAVDIPIIGMGGVYTVDDVLEMFMAGASAVGVGMANFTDPFVCPKLIEQLPQRMDELGINSLQELIKEVREGILNER, via the coding sequence ATGAATCGATTAGCAGTCAGTTTACCTGGTTTGGAATTAAAAAACCCGATCATCCCAGCGAGCGGATGTTTCGGCTTCGGTGAGGATTACGGCAAGTTTTACGACCTGAGCCTTTTGGGCGCCATCATGACGAAAGCGACGACGCTTGAGCCCCGCAAAGGTAATGCTACGCCGCGTTTGGCGGAAACACCATCCGGTATGTTGAATGCCATCGGATTGCAGAATCCCGGCGTTGAAGTCGTTGTCGCACAGAAGCACACAGCGCTTGAAAAATTCGATGTGCCTTTGATCTCGAACGTTGCCGGCAATACAGTCGACGACTATTACCAAGTCTGTAAGGCCGTTTCCCAATCGCCGAACGTCAAAGCAATCGAGTTGAACATCTCTTGCCCGAACGTCCACAAAGGCGGACTGCAGTTCGGTACGGATCCGGAGATGGCAGCTGCTGTCACACGTGCGGCCAAAGAAGGTGCAACGGTTCCTGTTTACGTCAAATTGTCGCCGAACGTGACGGATATCGTCGAGATCGCCAAAGCGGTTGAAGCGGCTGGAGCGGACGGCATTTCGATGATCAATACATTGGTGGGCATGCGCATCGATCTGCATACGCGCAAACCGGTCATCGCCAACAAGACGGGCGGCCTTTCCGGCCCTGCAATCAAACCGGTAGCGATCCGCATGATCTATCAAGTGGCGCGTGCAGTCGATATTCCGATCATCGGAATGGGCGGCGTCTATACGGTGGATGATGTGTTGGAGATGTTCATGGCTGGAGCAAGTGCAGTAGGCGTCGGCATGGCCAATTTCACCGATCCGTTCGTTTGCCCGAAACTGATCGAACAGCTTCCGCAACGTATGGACGAACTCGGCATCAACAGCCTACAGGAATTAATCAAAGAAGTGAGAGAAGGCATTCTGAATGAACGATAA
- a CDS encoding putative glycoside hydrolase: MMTYFKQTLAVSSLLFFLSGTTVASASETESPTASDSAVVISTQESAASALMLRQGALLKTPTAKELPKKFFYDSGVEIAYPADGVKGIYVTAYSVGYEEKFNKLVDYVDSNDLNAMVIDIKDDMGVVTADFDSADSHIQENTEEYIPDIKELMDVMEEKQIYPIARIVTFKDTLLANEQPEMSFTNSNGTVWKASNGESFINPFLKQTWDYAVNVGIEAAKAGFKEVQFDYVRFPEGFEVWGDKLNYDMGEYADLDMDDTAKRVKAITDFTAYAKEKLMPYGVEVSVDIFGYTASVIEAPGIGQNFPQISENVDVISSMIYPSHWGISYFGIYQPDLYPYELVTEYIKVENELLATLETPPTSRPWLQDFTASYLGSGNYMTYGKAEVDAQVRALKEAGINEFLLWNALNNYTY; the protein is encoded by the coding sequence ATGATGACATATTTTAAACAGACACTCGCTGTATCCAGCCTATTGTTTTTTCTGTCAGGTACGACAGTGGCATCGGCCAGCGAAACCGAAAGCCCTACTGCCAGCGATAGCGCTGTAGTGATTTCAACGCAGGAATCAGCAGCAAGCGCGTTGATGCTGCGTCAAGGCGCCCTTTTGAAGACCCCCACCGCCAAGGAACTGCCGAAGAAATTCTTCTACGACAGCGGCGTCGAAATTGCCTATCCGGCTGACGGCGTCAAAGGGATCTACGTGACGGCCTACTCGGTCGGCTATGAAGAAAAATTCAACAAACTGGTTGACTACGTCGATTCGAATGATTTGAACGCGATGGTTATCGATATCAAGGATGATATGGGCGTCGTGACAGCAGATTTCGACTCCGCCGATTCGCACATCCAAGAAAATACGGAAGAATACATTCCCGATATCAAGGAATTGATGGACGTGATGGAAGAAAAACAGATCTATCCGATTGCCCGTATCGTGACCTTCAAGGACACTTTGTTGGCTAACGAACAGCCGGAAATGTCCTTCACGAACAGCAACGGCACCGTCTGGAAAGCTTCAAATGGCGAATCATTCATCAATCCATTCCTGAAGCAGACTTGGGATTATGCTGTCAACGTCGGTATCGAAGCCGCCAAAGCAGGATTCAAGGAAGTTCAGTTCGACTATGTCCGTTTCCCGGAAGGCTTTGAAGTCTGGGGCGACAAGTTGAATTATGACATGGGCGAATATGCAGACCTGGATATGGACGATACCGCAAAACGTGTGAAAGCCATCACCGACTTCACTGCTTATGCGAAGGAAAAATTGATGCCTTACGGTGTTGAGGTATCAGTAGATATTTTCGGTTATACCGCATCGGTCATCGAAGCTCCCGGAATCGGGCAGAACTTCCCGCAAATTTCCGAAAATGTGGATGTCATCTCATCCATGATCTATCCTAGCCACTGGGGCATTTCCTACTTCGGTATTTACCAACCGGATCTTTATCCATATGAATTGGTAACCGAATATATCAAAGTCGAAAACGAGTTGTTGGCTACTTTAGAAACACCGCCCACTAGTCGGCCTTGGTTGCAGGACTTTACAGCATCTTATCTAGGATCAGGCAACTATATGACCTATGGCAAGGCGGAAGTCGACGCACAAGTACGCGCTTTAAAAGAGGCAGGCATCAACGAGTTTCTGTTGTGGAACGCTCTGAATAACTATACTTACTAA
- a CDS encoding copper homeostasis protein CutC, with protein MLKEACVENFTNVPEVIERGAKRIELCDNLAVGGTTPSSGVIKVATEYCSAKEVSVIVILRPRGGDFVYSILEKAIMMRDLEEIISLHSNGIAVGALTATNELDKPFLEEIAKLAVANGIELAFHMAFDEIPEEKQREALLWLREIGFSRILTHGGPTEKTIFDNAAHIAELAKISQSMTIMPGGGITKDNLADLEKILGLTEVHGTRIV; from the coding sequence ATGCTGAAAGAAGCATGTGTAGAAAATTTTACGAACGTGCCAGAGGTCATCGAGCGCGGAGCTAAACGGATCGAATTGTGCGATAACTTAGCCGTAGGGGGAACAACACCAAGCAGTGGTGTCATCAAAGTTGCAACGGAGTATTGTTCGGCCAAAGAGGTATCCGTTATCGTGATACTGCGGCCACGAGGTGGAGATTTTGTTTATTCCATTCTGGAAAAAGCGATCATGATGCGGGATTTAGAAGAAATTATTTCCTTGCATTCCAATGGTATAGCGGTAGGAGCTCTAACCGCAACTAACGAGTTGGATAAACCCTTTTTGGAAGAAATCGCCAAGTTGGCTGTCGCTAATGGAATCGAACTTGCTTTCCATATGGCATTTGATGAAATTCCGGAAGAGAAGCAAAGAGAGGCTTTATTATGGTTGAGAGAAATTGGCTTTTCACGGATTTTGACGCATGGCGGTCCGACCGAAAAAACAATTTTCGATAACGCAGCGCATATTGCCGAACTTGCGAAAATCAGTCAATCCATGACGATCATGCCGGGTGGCGGCATTACGAAAGACAATCTCGCAGACCTTGAAAAAATTTTGGGATTAACCGAAGTGCACGGGACACGAATTGTGTAG
- the pyrF gene encoding orotidine-5'-phosphate decarboxylase, whose product MNDKPIIALDFSTSEEIKDFLLLFEDESLYVKVGMELYYQHGAEIVKWIKGLGHEIFLDLKLHDIPNTVHRAMKGLAALDIDMVNVHAAGGSEMMKAAKEGLVAGTPAGSAVPKLIAVTQLTSTSEEAMQNEQLIKVSLQESVLHYADLTCKSGLDGVVCSAWEARMIKDHTNEDFICLTPGIRPAGSAVGDQKRVATPSRAREIGSTFIVVGRPITQAADPVAAYHEIKNQWNGAE is encoded by the coding sequence ATGAACGATAAACCGATAATAGCATTGGACTTTTCAACGAGCGAAGAAATCAAGGACTTTCTTCTGTTATTCGAAGACGAGTCACTTTACGTAAAAGTGGGAATGGAACTGTATTACCAACACGGTGCGGAAATCGTGAAATGGATAAAAGGACTGGGCCACGAAATTTTCCTGGACCTGAAGTTGCATGACATCCCGAACACTGTTCACCGCGCTATGAAAGGCTTGGCCGCTTTGGATATCGACATGGTCAATGTCCATGCAGCGGGCGGTTCGGAAATGATGAAAGCCGCCAAAGAAGGCTTGGTTGCCGGCACACCAGCAGGAAGTGCCGTTCCGAAACTGATTGCGGTCACGCAATTGACTTCCACATCCGAGGAAGCGATGCAGAATGAACAGTTGATCAAAGTCAGCCTGCAGGAGAGTGTCCTGCATTACGCAGACTTGACCTGCAAATCCGGACTTGACGGTGTCGTCTGCTCCGCATGGGAAGCGCGTATGATCAAGGATCACACGAATGAAGACTTCATCTGCTTGACACCGGGTATCCGGCCGGCCGGCAGTGCGGTGGGAGACCAGAAACGTGTCGCTACACCAAGTCGCGCCAGAGAAATCGGCTCAACCTTTATCGTAGTCGGTCGTCCGATCACCCAAGCAGCTGATCCGGTTGCAGCCTATCATGAAATCAAGAACCAATGGAATGGAGCAGAATAA
- the pyrE gene encoding orotate phosphoribosyltransferase, which yields MTIAKEVAKSLLDIKAVSLSPQDPYTWASGLRSPIYCDNRVTMSFPAVRKQIAQGLADLIKEKYPDAEVIAGTATAGIPHAAWIADILDLPMVYIRSKAKDHGTGRKIEGKITEGQKMVVVEDLISTGGSVIEASKAAELEGANVLGCVAIFTYELAKGTKNFADAGLAINTLSNYSTLLEVAHETNYISEAELDLLKDWSKDPENWFKG from the coding sequence ATGACGATAGCAAAAGAAGTAGCAAAATCATTATTGGACATTAAAGCAGTGAGCTTAAGCCCGCAGGACCCATATACTTGGGCATCAGGTCTCAGAAGCCCGATCTATTGCGACAATCGTGTCACCATGAGTTTCCCGGCTGTGCGTAAACAGATTGCGCAAGGTTTGGCTGACCTGATCAAAGAAAAATACCCGGATGCGGAAGTGATCGCCGGAACAGCGACTGCAGGCATCCCGCACGCAGCCTGGATCGCCGACATTTTGGACTTGCCGATGGTCTACATCCGCAGCAAAGCGAAAGACCACGGAACAGGACGAAAAATCGAAGGTAAAATCACCGAAGGCCAAAAAATGGTCGTAGTCGAAGACTTGATCTCCACAGGAGGAAGCGTCATCGAAGCCTCCAAAGCTGCTGAATTAGAAGGCGCAAATGTATTGGGTTGCGTCGCCATCTTCACTTACGAACTGGCTAAAGGAACGAAAAACTTCGCTGATGCCGGTCTTGCGATCAACACATTGTCCAACTACAGCACTTTGCTGGAAGTTGCCCATGAAACAAACTACATCTCCGAAGCTGAATTGGATTTGTTGAAGGACTGGAGCAAAGACCCTGAAAACTGGTTCAAGGGGTAA
- the lspA gene encoding signal peptidase II yields the protein MIIYYILAVLLLVLDQWSKLAIVNNFALHEVKEVLPGILSLFYIQNKGAAWGIFEGRMFFFFIITVVVVGAMVYNAHKQGFDKKIVGISYAFLLSGAIGNFIDRMRLGYVVDMFRLDFIDFPIFNVADVCLTIGVVLMTIYILFMEEEEQKISSKNKLK from the coding sequence ATGATTATCTATTATATATTGGCCGTCTTGCTGTTGGTCCTGGATCAGTGGAGCAAACTTGCCATCGTAAATAATTTTGCATTGCATGAGGTGAAGGAAGTGTTACCAGGTATCTTGTCTCTGTTCTATATCCAGAACAAGGGTGCTGCTTGGGGGATTTTTGAAGGAAGAATGTTCTTTTTCTTCATCATCACAGTAGTTGTCGTGGGTGCGATGGTCTATAATGCACATAAGCAAGGGTTCGACAAAAAAATTGTGGGCATCAGTTACGCTTTTCTTTTGAGCGGTGCCATCGGAAATTTCATCGACCGGATGCGTTTGGGTTATGTTGTCGATATGTTCCGGTTGGACTTTATCGATTTCCCGATTTTTAATGTGGCGGATGTCTGTTTGACGATAGGCGTCGTCCTGATGACGATCTATATCCTTTTCATGGAAGAGGAAGAGCAAAAAATAAGTTCAAAAAATAAGCTAAAGTAA
- a CDS encoding mannose/fructose/sorbose PTS transporter subunit IIB, with product MVMDIRLVRIDDRLIHGQVATVWTKLSKAERILVVSDEVAQDHLRKTLLRQVAPPGVKVNVIPVDKFVEIYFDDAHNQFRAMLLFTNPTDVARIVQKGVQIDFVNIGSMSYSDGKKMVTNAVAVDKRDIQAFEYLNYKGIHLDIRKVVADNKLNLMQVLKKEGLV from the coding sequence GTGGTAATGGATATTCGATTAGTCCGGATCGATGATCGTTTGATTCATGGACAGGTGGCGACCGTGTGGACAAAGCTCAGCAAAGCAGAGCGAATCCTTGTCGTCAGTGATGAGGTGGCGCAGGATCACCTGCGAAAGACGCTCTTGCGTCAGGTCGCTCCACCGGGTGTGAAGGTCAATGTGATTCCGGTAGATAAGTTTGTGGAAATCTACTTTGATGATGCGCACAACCAATTCCGGGCGATGCTCTTGTTCACGAATCCTACCGATGTAGCACGTATTGTGCAAAAGGGCGTTCAGATTGATTTCGTCAATATCGGCAGCATGAGTTATTCGGATGGTAAAAAGATGGTCACAAACGCAGTAGCGGTCGATAAACGTGATATACAGGCCTTTGAGTACTTGAACTATAAGGGCATCCACTTGGATATTCGGAAAGTCGTCGCTGACAATAAACTGAATCTCATGCAAGTGCTGAAAAAAGAAGGATTAGTTTAG
- a CDS encoding NFACT RNA binding domain-containing protein, producing the protein MSFDGVFTRAMVNELNRELENGRIGKVHQPFQHEIILTVRANRKNKRVLLSAHPSYARLQVIEDSLSNPDSAPNFCMVLRKKLEGAIIEEIRQLGNDRIVIFSFRNFDELGDQQQLELIIELMGRHSNIFLIDKESRVIIDCLKHVPFYQNSFRPLHPGVTYQLPPHQDRSDLFALEPQEIENLVAQFDPEVPLRNSLQKTFQGLGSDSAQEIAHYATKEHAVSTGIQLFKERLGAVAPTLTNESERKQHFTPFPFETLPGEKQSFASLSQLLDAYYAEKATRDRIHQVASDLLQIVSTERKKNQLKLQKLDQTLLETEKADVYRIKGEILTAYLHQFEKGQNEVVLNNFYDDEQPIAITLNPSLTPSQNAQKYFSKYQKLTTAVNHVNEQIRQTHAENEYLETIETQIQLSDPQDLEEIKDELSESGYLKRKQSLKHKKKKASKPHRFRSTDGTSILVGKNNLQNDQLTLKTAKKSDIWLHAKNIPGSHVIIESNNPSEGTLLEAAKIAAYYSKFQNSANVPVDYVAVKQIRKPNGAKPGFVIYEGQRTVYVTPDKDLIRSLKAD; encoded by the coding sequence ATGTCTTTTGATGGTGTTTTTACACGTGCGATGGTAAATGAACTCAACCGGGAGTTGGAAAATGGAAGAATCGGAAAAGTTCATCAACCTTTTCAGCACGAAATTATTTTAACGGTGCGTGCCAACAGAAAAAATAAACGCGTGCTGCTTTCCGCGCATCCTTCGTATGCGCGACTGCAAGTCATAGAGGATTCTTTATCCAATCCGGACTCAGCTCCGAACTTCTGCATGGTGCTCCGGAAGAAACTGGAAGGAGCCATCATTGAAGAGATTCGCCAACTAGGCAATGACCGGATCGTCATTTTCTCTTTCCGGAACTTCGATGAACTTGGCGACCAGCAGCAATTGGAGCTCATTATCGAACTGATGGGTCGTCACAGCAACATCTTTTTGATCGATAAGGAATCCAGAGTCATCATCGATTGCTTGAAGCACGTGCCTTTTTACCAGAACAGCTTCAGGCCCTTGCATCCAGGGGTAACTTATCAGCTGCCTCCGCATCAGGACCGGTCGGATCTGTTTGCGTTGGAACCACAAGAGATCGAAAACCTCGTTGCGCAGTTCGATCCTGAAGTGCCTTTGCGGAACTCCCTGCAAAAAACATTCCAAGGTCTCGGGAGCGATTCAGCGCAGGAAATCGCGCATTATGCCACCAAAGAGCATGCCGTATCAACTGGCATCCAACTCTTCAAGGAACGGCTGGGAGCGGTGGCGCCGACCTTGACGAACGAAAGCGAAAGGAAGCAGCATTTCACCCCCTTCCCCTTCGAAACTCTGCCCGGCGAAAAGCAATCTTTTGCCAGCCTAAGCCAACTGCTGGACGCTTATTATGCTGAAAAGGCAACACGCGACCGCATCCACCAAGTCGCTTCCGACTTGCTGCAGATCGTCAGTACCGAACGGAAGAAAAATCAACTGAAGCTGCAGAAACTCGATCAAACGTTGCTGGAAACCGAAAAGGCGGATGTTTACCGGATCAAGGGCGAGATTTTGACCGCCTATCTGCATCAGTTCGAAAAAGGCCAAAACGAAGTGGTGCTGAACAATTTTTACGACGACGAGCAACCGATAGCCATCACGCTGAACCCTTCGCTTACGCCTTCACAGAATGCACAGAAGTACTTTTCGAAGTATCAGAAACTGACGACCGCCGTCAACCATGTGAATGAACAGATCCGACAGACACATGCGGAAAACGAATACCTTGAAACGATCGAAACGCAGATTCAATTATCCGATCCCCAAGATTTGGAGGAGATAAAGGATGAGTTGAGCGAATCAGGTTACCTGAAGCGCAAGCAATCGCTGAAGCACAAGAAGAAAAAAGCCAGCAAACCCCATCGTTTCAGATCCACCGACGGCACAAGCATCCTAGTCGGCAAAAACAATCTCCAAAATGATCAATTGACATTGAAAACCGCCAAAAAGTCGGATATATGGCTGCACGCCAAAAATATCCCCGGATCTCATGTCATCATCGAGAGCAACAACCCAAGTGAGGGAACGCTACTGGAGGCTGCAAAAATCGCCGCTTATTATTCCAAATTCCAGAACTCTGCTAATGTCCCTGTCGATTACGTCGCAGTCAAACAGATCAGGAAGCCGAACGGCGCGAAACCAGGCTTCGTCATCTACGAGGGTCAGAGGACGGTCTACGTGACACCCGACAAAGATTTGATCAGATCTTTGAAAGCTGATTGA
- a CDS encoding RluA family pseudouridine synthase, translated as MTEKIVFNIDGQTGRIDKILADFMTGTSRSQIQTWIKDGNLMVNDKAVKSNYKVQEGDLLELTIPEPEQINVTPEDIALDVIYEDDALLVVNKPSGMVVHPSKGHLSGTLVNGLLFHVNALSDGTANIRPGIVHRIDMDTSGLLVVAKTNEAHQKLAEQLENHTMERAYLALVHGVIPHEDGTIDAPIARMMVDRKKRTVADGGKKAVTHFEVIERFRDFTLLKLRLETGRTHQIRVHMKYIGHPVAGDPMYGPAETLSGHGQYLHAATLGFIHPTTGEKMHFEAPLPDFYSGKLAELRKN; from the coding sequence ATGACAGAAAAAATTGTTTTTAACATTGATGGTCAAACCGGCAGGATCGATAAGATTTTGGCAGATTTCATGACCGGTACGAGCCGCTCGCAGATTCAGACATGGATCAAAGACGGCAACCTGATGGTGAATGACAAAGCCGTCAAATCGAACTATAAGGTCCAAGAAGGAGATCTATTGGAATTGACGATTCCGGAACCGGAACAAATCAACGTAACGCCAGAAGACATTGCATTGGATGTCATCTACGAAGACGATGCGCTGTTGGTCGTCAATAAGCCATCCGGTATGGTTGTCCATCCATCCAAAGGGCACCTTTCCGGCACCTTGGTCAACGGACTGTTGTTCCACGTGAACGCGCTATCCGACGGTACAGCCAATATCCGTCCTGGGATCGTGCACCGTATCGATATGGATACTTCCGGCTTATTGGTCGTCGCGAAGACGAACGAAGCACACCAGAAATTGGCCGAGCAGCTGGAGAACCATACGATGGAACGGGCCTATCTTGCATTGGTCCATGGCGTCATCCCACATGAAGACGGCACCATCGATGCGCCGATCGCCAGGATGATGGTCGACCGCAAGAAACGCACAGTGGCTGACGGCGGTAAAAAGGCGGTGACGCATTTTGAAGTCATCGAGCGTTTCCGCGATTTCACCTTGCTGAAATTGCGCCTTGAAACCGGCCGGACACATCAAATCCGTGTCCACATGAAGTATATCGGTCATCCGGTAGCTGGAGACCCTATGTACGGACCGGCTGAGACGCTCAGCGGCCACGGCCAATATTTGCATGCGGCCACATTGGGCTTTATCCATCCGACGACGGGTGAGAAAATGCACTTCGAAGCCCCTTTGCCCGATTTCTACAGCGGAAAATTGGCTGAACTGCGCAAAAATTGA